One Methylocapsa sp. D3K7 DNA window includes the following coding sequences:
- a CDS encoding SRPBCC family protein, whose product MFAKHAITKKLNVPSGKVWEAIRNIGRLDVWFPIIETCKVDGNGPGATRYMTVAGGGGDIRDSIEEIDEASMRLVYLRPVSPFPVTFYKGTVEVFKSYDGLGVVVWTIEFESKPEDGPALKDLVQSAIGAGIDGMETDLLKQHGSAPGSST is encoded by the coding sequence ATGTTTGCGAAGCATGCCATCACAAAAAAATTGAATGTCCCCTCGGGGAAGGTCTGGGAAGCCATTCGCAACATAGGAAGGCTCGATGTTTGGTTTCCCATCATCGAGACCTGCAAGGTTGACGGGAACGGACCCGGTGCAACGCGATACATGACCGTCGCAGGAGGCGGCGGCGACATCAGGGATAGCATCGAAGAAATCGATGAGGCGTCGATGAGACTTGTCTATCTTCGACCGGTCTCCCCATTTCCGGTGACCTTTTACAAGGGGACGGTCGAAGTTTTTAAATCTTATGATGGGTTGGGCGTCGTCGTTTGGACAATTGAGTTTGAGTCCAAACCAGAAGACGGCCCGGCTCTCAAGGACCTTGTGCAGAGCGCTATAGGTGCAGGGATTGACGGTATGGAAACGGATTTGCTGAAACAACACGGATCCGCACCAGGTTCCTCAACCTAA
- a CDS encoding helix-turn-helix domain-containing protein, with product MSLRIFSPSRLLAPYVTAIWDYEDLIGSEESALTILPDNATYLCFLYADLLQTTHRDCVYTTRSGFAGYQSYRSDLGGMGKVSGVSARLTPWGLNVFRSGIVKDCAERRVDCRDIFPRYDVEKIEDKLARMPGAQERVRCIEEFLSAMLNQSHEDILIRKACEELNASNGNYPIRSLARDLDITPRSLERRFFSQLGATPKKYARVLRLRNAILQRKTLPDWADVACAVGYYDQSHMIRDFQDLYGLSPQSLSPQIDVSETIQFSGLVNLPAIARKPASSSPHATGLPS from the coding sequence GTGAGCTTGAGAATTTTCTCGCCCTCCCGCTTATTGGCGCCCTATGTCACGGCGATTTGGGATTATGAAGACCTGATCGGGAGTGAAGAGTCAGCACTCACCATTTTGCCGGACAACGCCACCTATTTATGTTTTCTGTACGCCGACTTGCTTCAGACCACTCACAGAGATTGCGTTTATACGACACGCAGCGGGTTCGCCGGATACCAGAGTTATCGAAGCGATCTTGGAGGAATGGGAAAAGTATCAGGGGTGTCGGCACGTCTTACGCCATGGGGATTGAATGTCTTTCGCAGCGGCATCGTGAAAGACTGCGCCGAGAGACGCGTCGATTGCAGAGATATTTTCCCGCGCTATGACGTAGAAAAAATAGAAGACAAACTGGCCCGTATGCCGGGCGCTCAGGAGCGCGTGCGGTGCATCGAGGAGTTTTTGTCCGCGATGTTGAACCAAAGCCACGAGGATATTCTGATTAGAAAAGCCTGCGAGGAGTTAAATGCCTCCAACGGAAATTATCCAATTCGGTCGCTCGCCCGCGATCTCGATATCACACCGCGCAGCTTGGAGCGGCGTTTTTTCTCTCAGCTTGGGGCTACGCCGAAGAAATATGCTCGCGTTCTCAGGTTACGCAATGCCATCCTTCAGCGCAAAACACTTCCCGATTGGGCCGATGTGGCTTGTGCGGTGGGCTACTACGATCAAAGCCATATGATTCGTGATTTCCAAGATCTGTACGGGCTGTCCCCGCAGTCCCTTTCTCCGCAAATTGATGTTTCTGAGACGATACAATTTTCTGGCCTAGTGAATTTGCCCGCGATTGCCCGCAAACCTGCAAGCTCAAGCCCTCACGCGACAGGCTTGCCCAGCTGA
- a CDS encoding SDR family oxidoreductase — translation MGRFEGKVALVTGAARGLGRVTAMAFAHEGAKVVATDIDEPGGEETLQLIRKAGGTGMFLRADVGKEPEVEAMVNKTGEAYGRLDCAVNNAGVVRFKPIAEETSESFDFHVGTNLRGVFYCMKHEIRQMLKNGGGAIVNQSSITGSLTGNPGESLYAATKGGVDGLTKSAALEVAKNNISINAIAACGIDAPGDVFHQWMEKEKISPEAAGKLFPIGRMGKAEELAAAVLFLCSEQARFIIGHVLVIDGGWIAR, via the coding sequence ATGGGACGTTTTGAGGGGAAAGTCGCACTGGTCACCGGAGCGGCGCGCGGGCTCGGGCGAGTGACGGCGATGGCGTTCGCCCACGAGGGCGCCAAGGTGGTGGCGACCGACATCGACGAGCCCGGCGGCGAGGAGACCTTGCAGCTCATTCGGAAAGCTGGCGGCACCGGTATGTTTTTGCGCGCCGACGTCGGTAAGGAGCCGGAGGTCGAAGCGATGGTGAACAAGACGGGCGAGGCTTACGGCCGTCTCGATTGCGCGGTGAACAACGCTGGCGTCGTGCGATTCAAGCCCATCGCCGAGGAGACGAGCGAGAGCTTCGATTTCCATGTCGGTACAAATCTGCGCGGCGTCTTTTATTGCATGAAGCATGAGATCCGGCAGATGCTCAAGAATGGCGGCGGCGCGATCGTCAACCAATCCTCGATCACCGGCAGTCTCACAGGCAATCCCGGCGAGAGCCTTTATGCGGCGACGAAGGGCGGGGTGGACGGTCTCACCAAATCCGCCGCGCTCGAAGTCGCAAAGAACAACATCAGCATCAACGCCATCGCCGCTTGCGGGATCGATGCGCCGGGAGATGTGTTTCACCAATGGATGGAAAAAGAGAAGATTTCTCCCGAGGCGGCGGGCAAGCTCTTTCCCATCGGCCGGATGGGCAAAGCGGAAGAACTCGCGGCGGCGGTGCTGTTTCTATGTTCGGAGCAAGCGCGCTTTATCATCGGCCATGTGCTCGTGATCGACGGCGGCTGGATCGCGCGATAG
- the pbpC gene encoding penicillin-binding protein 1C — MHQFCLLARVFLTKMFHVKHFGKVAAIFLTSLLLVLTVNYAGRLSAPLDLARASQGSHVVVDRNGTLLRAFTTPDGRWRLPVTVNDADPRFIAMLIAYEDHRFYAHPGVDVLSLSRAALQWASRGHIISGGSTVTMQVARLLAPRTEKSLSGKLGQIVRAIAIERHTDKTAILDLYLSLAPYGGNIEGLRAASLSYFGREPKRLSIGEAALLVALPQSPETRRPDRFPDVARAARDTVLDRVFARGVITAAERDAAKQEAVPRARRAFPVLAAHASEQAFRRAPEQRILRLTLDARLQTSVEALAREAAAAIGPKLSCAILVIDNASGEIRAHVGAADYFSQERAGSLDMTAAIRSPGSTLKPFIYALAFENGIAHPETILDDRPKHYGSYAPENFDLSFQGNVTARHALQSSLNLPAVELLDAIGPARFIARLRNAGARVVLPDDTAPGLAAALGGLGISLRDLASLYAGLARGGTMPVLTETFGARTEDTKNRRIAGPVASWYVADILRGAPPPLNAPFGQIAYKTGTSYGYRDAFAIGFDKAYTIAVWLGRPDNGSVFGLAGRQAAAPVLFDAFARLGGAHEFWSAPAGIVTSRSSALPPPLRHVRKDVPKIFGADSTAQLKIAFPPEGARVDLGLASAASSLSSPPLSLKAEGGVLPLRWIINGVPLGEPDLRRHAAWTPDGAGFVRVSVIDARGAMDSVLVRLE, encoded by the coding sequence ATGCATCAGTTTTGTCTGCTCGCGCGTGTTTTCCTTACCAAAATGTTTCACGTGAAACACTTTGGTAAGGTCGCGGCGATTTTCCTTACATCCTTGTTGCTCGTTCTTACAGTGAACTATGCCGGACGCTTGTCCGCTCCGCTCGATCTCGCCCGCGCAAGCCAAGGCTCGCATGTCGTCGTCGATCGCAATGGCACTTTGCTGCGGGCCTTCACGACTCCCGATGGTCGCTGGCGGCTGCCCGTCACCGTAAACGATGCCGATCCCCGCTTCATCGCGATGCTGATTGCTTACGAGGATCACCGATTTTACGCACATCCGGGCGTCGATGTCTTAAGTCTCAGCCGCGCCGCGCTGCAATGGGCAAGCCGCGGCCATATCATTTCGGGCGGTTCGACCGTGACGATGCAAGTGGCGCGGCTGCTCGCGCCGCGCACGGAAAAGTCGCTGTCCGGCAAGCTTGGTCAAATCGTCCGAGCGATCGCAATCGAACGGCATACAGACAAGACAGCCATCCTTGATCTTTATCTGTCGCTGGCGCCTTATGGCGGCAATATCGAGGGGCTCCGGGCCGCGAGCCTTTCTTATTTTGGCCGCGAACCGAAACGGCTGTCGATCGGCGAGGCGGCGTTGCTTGTAGCTCTGCCTCAATCGCCGGAAACGCGGCGGCCGGATCGCTTTCCCGATGTGGCGCGGGCGGCGCGCGATACCGTCCTTGACCGGGTTTTCGCGCGCGGGGTGATCACAGCCGCCGAGCGCGATGCCGCCAAGCAGGAAGCGGTGCCGCGCGCCCGCCGGGCGTTTCCGGTCCTCGCCGCACATGCGAGCGAGCAAGCTTTCCGGCGCGCGCCGGAGCAGCGCATCTTAAGGCTTACATTGGATGCCAGGCTGCAAACCTCCGTTGAGGCTTTGGCCCGCGAAGCGGCGGCTGCCATCGGCCCCAAACTTTCTTGCGCCATCCTTGTCATCGACAATGCGAGCGGCGAGATCAGGGCCCATGTTGGCGCGGCGGATTATTTTTCGCAGGAGCGCGCCGGGTCGCTCGACATGACTGCTGCCATCCGCTCGCCCGGCTCAACTTTGAAACCCTTCATCTATGCGCTGGCGTTCGAGAATGGCATCGCGCATCCAGAAACAATCTTGGATGACCGCCCAAAACATTATGGGAGTTACGCGCCGGAAAATTTTGACCTTTCATTTCAGGGAAATGTGACGGCGCGGCATGCGCTGCAATCGTCCCTCAATCTGCCCGCTGTGGAATTGCTGGATGCCATCGGCCCGGCGCGGTTTATCGCGCGGTTGCGCAATGCGGGCGCGCGCGTCGTGCTGCCCGATGACACCGCGCCGGGGCTTGCGGCGGCGCTGGGCGGTCTCGGCATTAGTCTTCGCGATCTTGCTTCGCTTTATGCGGGGCTTGCCCGGGGCGGAACCATGCCCGTGCTGACGGAAACATTTGGTGCGCGCACGGAAGACACCAAGAACCGCCGGATCGCCGGACCGGTTGCCAGCTGGTATGTCGCCGATATTTTGCGTGGCGCGCCGCCGCCGCTCAATGCTCCTTTTGGACAGATCGCCTATAAAACCGGCACCTCCTACGGCTACCGCGATGCTTTCGCGATCGGCTTCGACAAAGCGTACACGATCGCGGTTTGGCTTGGGCGGCCCGACAATGGATCGGTGTTCGGGCTCGCTGGGCGTCAAGCGGCGGCGCCGGTTCTGTTCGACGCCTTTGCTCGGCTTGGCGGAGCTCACGAATTTTGGAGCGCACCCGCCGGAATCGTGACGAGCCGGAGCAGCGCGCTGCCTCCCCCGTTGCGGCATGTGCGCAAGGATGTGCCAAAAATATTTGGCGCGGACTCGACGGCGCAATTGAAAATCGCCTTCCCGCCTGAGGGCGCGAGAGTCGATCTCGGACTTGCCTCAGCGGCATCTTCTTTGTCCAGCCCACCGCTGAGTTTGAAAGCGGAAGGCGGCGTGTTACCGCTGCGATGGATCATTAATGGCGTGCCGCTCGGCGAACCGGATTTGCGCCGCCATGCGGCCTGGACACCCGATGGCGCGGGGTTCGTTCGCGTGTCGGTGATTGATGCACGTGGCGCGATGGACAGCGTGCTCGTGCGTCTCGAATGA